A stretch of DNA from Carassius auratus strain Wakin chromosome 44, ASM336829v1, whole genome shotgun sequence:
TCCTGTCGCAGCGGCTCGTGCTCCACACACGTCACGGATCTGAGCACACGCACACAGTAGCGCAGCTGAGCCCTCCTCCCGCCCCGCCCACTGCTGCCATGGAGACCGTGACCCCGCCCACTGGAGGAGTCTGACAGACAGGCATGAAGATCATCTTTCTGGTTAGTGCTGATCagaactttttacatttattacttcACTCCATTAAAAACCAAGTAGTTTTACTCGAGTGAAATTAACGTTTACACATTATCTGACTCCAGTGTTGGTTTGTGCACAGATGGAAACTGGACTGAATCTGGAGCAGTATCTGCATCTTTAATGAGGTCCATTAAgatcctgcagtgtgtgtgtgtgtgtgtgtgtgcgagtgagtgtgtctgtctgtgtgtgtgtgtgtgtgtgtgtgtgtgtgtgtgtgtgtgagtgtgtgtgtgtgtgtgtgtgagtgtgtgtgtctgtctgtgtgtgtgtccgtgtgtgtgtctgtgtgtgtgtccgtgtgtgtgtgtgtgtgtgtgtgtctgtctgtgtgtgtgtgtgtccgtgtgtgtgtgtgtgtgtgtgtgtgtgagtgtgtgtccgtgtgtgtgtgtgtgtgtgtgtgtgtgtgtgtgtgtgtccgtgtgtgtccgtgtgtgtgtgtgtgtgtgtgtgtccgtgagcgtgagtgtgtgtgtgtgtgtctgtccgtgtgtgtgtgtgtgtgtgtgtgtgtgtgtgtccgtgtgtgtgtgcgtgtgtccgtgtgtgtgtgtgtgtaccgtgcTGCAGGCAGCAGTCGATCAGCAGTAGCAGGCAGGTGTTGGCCTGACACGTCATGTATTCCTCCAGCATCAGAGGAGCCAGAGAGCTCAGTGTGGACAGAGCCTGCAGCTGTAGCTCCTCCTGCTGGCTGGAGGTCCATCTGCGTCTGTGTCTGCCGCTGCGCTCCGCAGACGAGCTCGGCTTCACCAGCAGCATCAGAGCCAGCATCACACGGCCCTCTCTGAACAGCtgctcacacagaacacacagcACCTGCTCATTACTCTCCATACCGCAAACACACTTCATAATGaacaaaaacatatacagtatatttgctAGAATATACAGAATACATGTAGATATATTTTCTACCAGTgtattttttggccatttttttattttttgaaaatatatatcttttttaattacttaataaaaatgCCTAATGCCTTCGTTGATTTCAATCCAGGAGAATACATTCACATATGTCACATTCGTTGTGTAAACATATAACACATAtgaataaaaatcacacacacattcgcacacacacacctttgtttttgtgtaaagtgtgttcatcccataggtgtaatggtttttattctgtacaaactgtatattctatgtcccttcaccaaccctacacctaaccctaaccctcacaggaaactttgtgcatttttactttctcaaaaaaactcattctgtatgatttataagtgttttgaaaaatggggacatgggttatgtcctcataagtcaccctctccttgtaatacctgtgtcatacccatgtcattatacagagttgtgtcctgatatgacacacacacacacacacacagtatttctCGTGTTCGAGTCGTCTCACCTGCAGTGCAGACAGATCTCTTGACAGCACCACCATGATGTTCAGCAGGAGCTTCTTCATCTCAAAGTCCTCCTGGTTGAAGGACAGCTTCAGGTTTCTCACCAGAGGATTGTGGCTCTTCACTGAGAAACACAGGTGTGTGAGGAATGTTCTGGCCACTGTCATGAACACTTGTTAAATCACTCACACTTACGCTCAGGAAACGTGAGGAACGGCGTGAGATGCTTGAGGAAGCCGCtctcctgaaacacacagacacacagagctgcTGCGAGCTGCAGAGGAAGAGTCATGaggatgatggtgatgaagaCTCACGATCAGAGGAGCGCCGGGATTCTCCGCGATCAGAGACAGCAGCACCAGCAGGTCGTTCCTCAGCTGACGCTCATGATGACGGAAACCCTTCAGGAGCAGATGGAGAAACGCATCCTTCAGAGATCTGCAGCACAGAAGAAGTTCAGAGGTCATGCTCATGTTCAGCTCACACaaaaaagtttttgcattattttatattttgaaagccCACATTTCCCATTAATGTCATGCGCAGAACTAACAGTTTTAATTAATGCTGCTAATAAATCATTGCATTGTGACAGCtgtctatttaatatttttcctgTTCTTCAGATTGAGCGAGTGGTTTATACCCTAATGTTGGAGcaggatttttattatttgatgttcaagtttttatttagtaaatattgTATTTTCACTGCTGTATGCAGAATATATTGGGTCCAGTAATATAACGGTGATACGGTGAGTGAATTCAGTTTTTTGTAAGAGTTTGTTGAATTAATACTGTTTGTAAGTTTGTAAGAACTAAAGTTAATAATTTCTGTAAattgatgaaaataaaatttttgtattTGTGCATGAATTAAGAAAAATGGTTGTGGAAATTTTTTTGTTATgactgttgtatttatttatttattacccttTTTTTCTAGTGCAATTCAACTGttgttattaaaattgtaaagGATTAAAAGGTAAATAATTCTTCAGTTATATCTGTTGTGATTTTGGttttatgcttattttttttctgaaatgcaataTAATGAACTGAACTGAGGTAGAATAGAAAAAGTTTTTAACATATGtcttgttgcttaaaaaaaacggTATTATCAGTCTTTTATTTCCTGTGTGTTCAGGTTTATGAACATTTCTAGTGAGGCTTGATCAGCATAACTTCATGATGAATTCAGCTGATGGTGTGGGATCTGACTCACGCGATGCAGTCGCTGCTGCTGAGCTGTGAGGTCACTTCCTGTCGAGAGCCGTTCTCCAGCAGGTTCCACAGGATCTCGGAGGatctgaagagcagttctccggaCGGATCTCCTTCACTCATGTGGAAACAGATCTTCTGTGCGGCCTGAGCTCTCAGCATCAGCTTACAGTTGACTTCTGTCAGAAACACATGACAGGTTCAGAGCAGAGCCATGACACACGCTGAGAGCAAGTGGAGGCTCTGATTGGTCACCTGATGTTCTGGACAGGATCTGCAGCGTCTGCAGGAGACAGAGTTTGACCGGCAGCTGCTCCTCCGTTAGAGCCAGAGACATGACCAGCGTCTCAGAAACACCACTGCGCTCCAGCATCAGAGCCCTGTAGTCAGCACGTGTGGaacacacacctgaaacacaaacacatcagtacacacacacacaggatcaatACAGCCATTCACGTCTGAAGAGCTCGGTGACATCTCTCACCATCAGAGCTGTGTTGGTGTTTGTCACGGCTGTAGAAGGCGCTCACAGACAAACAGATCTGACGTCGTACCTCCGGCAGCGGGATCCTCATCAGAAAACCTGTCATaacacactcattatagagagaagaaaacctgtcgtgacacactcattatagagagaagaaaacctgtcataacacactcattatagagagaagaaaacctgtcgtgacacactcattatagagagaagagaagaaaacctgtcgtgacacactcattatagagagaagaaaacctgtcgtgacacactcattatagagagaagaaaacctgtcataacacactcattatagagagaagaaaaccggtcgtgacacactcattatagagagaagaaaacctgtagtgacacactcattatagagagaagagaagaaaacctgtcgtgacacactcattatagagagaagaaaacctgtcgtgacacactcattatagagagaagaaaacctgtcataacacactcattatagagagaagaaaaccggtcgtgacacactcattatagagagaagaaaacctgtagtgacacactcattatagagagaagagaagaaaacctgtcgtgacacactcattatagagagaagagaagaaaaccggtagtgacacactcattatagagagaagagaagaaaacctgtcgtgacacactcattatagagagaagagaagaaaacctgtcgtgacacactcattatagagagaagagaagaaaacctgtagtgacacactcattatagagagaagagaagaaaacctgtcgtgacacactcattatagagagaagagaagaaaacctgtcgtgacacactcattatagacagaagaaaacctgtcgtgacacactcattatagagagaagagaagaaaacctgtcgtgacacactcattatagagagaagagaagaaaaccggtagtgacacactcattatagagagaagagaagaaaacctgtcgtgacacactcattatagagagaagagaagaaaacctgtcgtgacacactcattatagagagaagagaagaaaacctgtcgtgacacactcattatagagagaagagaagaaaaccggtagtgacacactcattatagagagaagagaagaaaacctgtcgtgacacactcattatagagagaagaaaacctgttgtgacacactcattatagagagaagaaaacctgtcgtgacacactcattatagagagaagaaaacctgtcgtgacacactcattatagagagaagaaaacctgtcgtgacacactcattatagagagaagaaaacctgtcgtgacacactcattatagacagaagaaaacctgtcgtgacacactcattatagagagaagaaaaccggtggtgacacactcattatagagagaagaaaacctttcgtgacacactcattatagagagaagaaaacctgtcgtgacacactcattatagagagaagaaaaccggtggtgacacactcattatagagagaagaaaacctgtcgtgacacactcattatagacagaagaaaacctgtcgtgacacactcattatagagagaagaaaacctgtcgtgacacactcattatagagagaagaaaaccggtcgtgacacactcattatagagagaagaaaacctgtcgtgacacactcattatagagagaagaaaacctgtcgtgacacactcattatagacagaagaaaacctgtcgtgacacactcattatagagagaagaaaacctgtcgtgacacactcattatagagagaagaaaacctgtcgtgacacactcattatagagagaagaaaacctgtcgtgacacactcattatagagagaagaaaacctgtcgtgacacactcattatagagagaagaaaaccggtcgtgacacactcattatagagagaagaaaacctgtcgtgacacactcattatagacagaagaaaacctgtcgtgacacactcattatagacagaagaaaacctgtcgtgacacactcattatagagagaagaaaacctgtcgtgacacactcattatagagagaagaaaacctgtcgtgacacactcattatagagagaagaaaacctgtcgtgacacactcattatagagagaagaaaacctgtcgtgacacactcattatagagagaagaaaacctgtcgtgacacactcattatagagagaagaaaaccggtcgtgacacactcattatagagagaagaaaaccggtcgtgacacactcattatagagagaagaaaacctgtcgtgacacactcattatagacAGAAGAAAACCGgtcgtgacacactcattatagagagaagaaaaccggtcgtgacacactcattatagagagaagaaaacctgtcgtgacacactcattatagagagaagaaaaccggtcgtgacacactcattatagagagaagaaaacctgtcgtgacacactcattatagagagaagaaaaccggtcgtgacacactcattatagacAGAAGAAAACCGgtcgtgacacactcattatagacagaagaaaacctgtcgtgacacactcattatagacagaagaaaacctgtcgtgacacactcattatagacAGAAGAAAACCGgtcgtgacacactcattatagagagaagaaaaccggtcgtgacacactcattatagagagaagaaaacctgtcgtgacacactcattatagagagaagaaaaccggtggtgacacactcattatagagagaagaaaacctgtcgtgacacactcattatagagagaagaaaacctgtcgtgacacactcattatagacAGAAGAAAACCGgtcgtgacacactcattatagagagaagaaaaccggtcgtgacacactcattatagacAGAAGAAAACCGgtcgtgacacactcattatagacagaagaaaacctgtcgtgacacactcattatagagagaagaaaacctgtcgtgacacactcattatagacagaagaaaacctgtcgtgacacactcattatagacagaagaaaacctgtcgtgacacactcattatagagagaagaaaacctgtcgtgacacactcattatagagagaagaaaaccggtcgtgacacactcattatagagagaagaaaacctgtcgtgacacactcattatagacagaagaaaacctgtcgtgacacactcattatagacagaagaaaacctgtcgtgacacactcattatagagagaagaaaacctgtcgtgacacactcattatagagagaagaaaaccggtcgtgacacactcattatagagagaagaaaacctgtcgtgacacactcattatagacAGAAGAAAACCGgtcgtgacacactcattatagagagaagaaaacctgtcgtgacacactcattatagacAGAAGAAAACCGgtcgtgacacactcattatagagagaagaaaacctgtcgtgacacactcattatagacAGAAGAAAACCGgtcgtgacacactcattatagagagaagaaaacctgtcgtgacacactcattatagacagaagaaaacctgtcgtgacacactcattatagagagaaTACACTCATCCAGCTGGAGAGAGGACATGTGTACACAAATGCCAGAATTCACTCAGAAATCTATAAATACACTCAATTTAGCTTAAGCTGCAATCAAATTTCACCACTAAAGAGAAATTAGAATTTGCATGTCTGTTTGAGCACATTTAACACCAAATTACCGTTAATTCCAAATTAACTTacttttgtaaagtaaaaatattttcccCCCTGTGTGATTCTTGTTAGATTCTAATTTCTCAATAACGTTTTTtctaagaagtctcttctgcttacagAGGCCTCATTTATTGGTCAAAGTACagtgaaaactgtaaaatattattaaagtttcaaacagctgttttctgtgtggatatatgttaaaattattttttttgtgtgatgtgcagctttcagcatcattacttcagtcttcagtgtcacatgatcttcagaaatcattctaatatgctgatttgctgctcaagaaacatttctgattattatcaattttgaaaacagttatttttgagtttttcattttatttttcaggattcacagatcaAAGTCTTTTTCATGTGGTTAATATGCTTACCCATCTGAGACACACAGTCTGTCACCACACTGGCGTACTTCATCTCATCAGATGATTTTTCTTTCAGGAAGGGAAGACTTAAAGACATGAAGCATTGAAGATTTCATTAGTTCACATTCACTTCTGTAAACAGTCTGCTATAAAGACTTCAGGCTGACATCATACCCGCATATCTGCAGTAAATCACAGAGGATTCGGGCATATTCCGGATGATCGGACACTCTTTCAGCACAAAGGTTCATAATCTTAAAAATGTCAGCAAGGTCCCTCAAAAGCTGGACAGGTACATTTTAAGGAAAGGGTTGATCATgtcaccttcatcatcatcatcatcacaggaTTATTCCTCTGAGCCTCTCAGAGCATCATGTGGTGCATCACACCAAACATCACCTTAAATCTGAAGCTGGAAAATGCTGACAGTACTGCCGTTAACTGAGACTGTAGGGACTTCAGGATCCTAGAGGACACTGACATCACTGGAAATGATTATTCACAGTCAGTCACTACAAACGATGTGTGTCCTGCTTCCATAGCAAGTTCTAGTTTATTtgcacaatataaaatatatactataaaaactcagcttgaaaataatatttatgattttattagaTTGTTGAAGATCATGAGCTGATCACTTAGTAccctggtgttttgttttggacaTCGGATTGAtctttttctgcaatatatatatctatatatatatatttccgtTTTATCTTATGATTCTGAATGGAAGTTGGACTTTGCTGTAAATAGTTATTTAGTTAATTAGTCTTATAAATAaaggatgcaaaaaaatatttaaaagacatTCAAATATGTTCTTATTTATATTCTTCAACTTTGGAAACACCATTTTTAATGTTGTCATGACAGCGTCATCTACATCTAAACTTTTAGGATACATATCCTCGCTGGCATTGTTTCACCACTTTCTTCAAGATGAAAATCTGCCTTTCTTTTAAGGAGGCCTGGAAATGGAGATATGTTCAAATAAGCCAAGCACTGAATGAAAGAAGAAGTGAACATGGAATGGCATGCCCAGTTAACATTTTATCCTTAAGTATATATTTTCAGTACTTGTTTGAtactagtatcttttccattTATCTTATCCATTAACTTACCATTTAACTTAGTGTTTCAAGTACTAGTACATATTCATTGGCCACTTCTTAAGTTTTAGCTACtagtaacattttaaaagatatatagatactactaaaaaataaatagatattggTGCTTACTAATACATTCCGATAGTGACAagtaactattttaatatatactagTAGTTATTCATTAGGTAATAGTACTTAATTTTTAGATACAAGTACATATCATTAGAAACTAGTGGTTAATCATTATATACTAGTACTCATCAGATACTCTTACCTTCTTACCTagcatgtaatttattaattacatactggtatttattcattatatactTTCTAATTAAATAGACTCTAGTACTTATTTGTTActagtaagatttttattttattttgccaatatgattttttattgaactttacaGTGGCCATTCTCACTATTCACATcacaagagtaaaaaaaaagcagttgcaacTAGTAAGATACgatttgttactagtaacaattgcaaAAGGTACTAGTGTCTAAAAATAAGTAGTCCAACTAGCACTCAACAAACTACAAATACCTAtgaaataagtactagtatctaaagaaaacaacagtatttaataaataagtacttTTATGTAATGAATACTtactagtaaataaaaaaaaatactagtcaTTATTGGAATCCATACAACTCAGAGCTGAATAGTTGATGAATGACAGATCCAATAGAAGTCAAGGGTaaagatttgaaatgttttactagTAACAATAGAATAGTTACTAGACACTACTGAAATGAGTACTactagtatataataaataagaactagtatataataaatatataataaataaataataagtctctaatgaataagtactagtatggAAAAGTTACTGGCATGCCtagctaaaaactaaaaaaaacaaattgcattAGTAGCTAAATAATAGGAACTAGTAGCTAATAAATAAGTTCTAATAGTTGATGGGGAAGATACTAGTAGTTAAAGAATAAGTACTAATACGTTAGCATTAAATGTTAAGCCAGCTTGCCATACACTGAGTCTTACTGAGAGCGGATCCTGCAGCAGCTGAAGCACTCGAGAGAGATCGGTGACCCTCACAGCCTGGAAAACAGTGGTCAGTCAGAGAGACATGCAGAGaaacactgagacacactgagacacacgGAGACACACTGATATACAGAGatacactgagatacactgagacacactgataTAATGAGACACACTaagacacactgagatacactgagacacactgagacacacactgaGATACTGAGATACACTaagacacactgagatacactgagacacactgataTACTGAGACACACTaagacacactgagatacactgagacacactgatacacactgatacactgagacacactgataTACTGAGATACACTaagacacactgagatacactgagacacactgagatacactgagacacactgataTACTGAGACACACTaagacacactgagatacactgagacacactgatacacactgagatacactgagacacactgagatacactgagacacactgataTACTGAGACACACTaagacacactgagatacactgagacacactgatacactgagacacactgagatacactgagacacactgatatactgagacacactgagacacactgagatacactgagacacactgatacacactgatacactgagacacactgagatacactgagacacactgataTACTGAGACACACTaagacacactgagatacactgatacacactgagacacactgagacacactgagacacactgagacacactgaggcacacactgAGATACACACTGAGATACTGATATACACTaagacacactgagatacactgagacacactgagacacactgatacactgagacacactgagatacactgagacacactgagacacactgagacacactgagacacactgatacactgagacacactgagatacactgagacacactgataTACTGAGACACACTaagacacactgagatacactgagacacactgatacacactgatacactgagacacactgatacacactgaTACACTGatacactgagacacactgagatacactgagacacactgatacacactgaTACACTaagacacactgagatacactgagacacactgagacacactgagacacactgatacactgagacacactgagatacactgagacacactgataTACTGAGACACACTaagacacactgagatacactgatacacactgagacatactgatacacactgagacacactgagacacactgaggcacacactgAGATACACACTGAGATACTGATATACACTaagacacactgagatacactgatacacactgagacacactgatacacactgagacacactgaggcacacactgAGATACACACTGAGATACTGATATACACTaagacacactgagatacactgataCACTGAGGCACACTGatacactgagatacactgataCACTGatacactgagatacactgagacacacactgaGATACACACTGAGATACTGAGATACACTaagacacactgagatacactgatacacactgagacacactgagacacactgag
This window harbors:
- the cfap69 gene encoding cilia- and flagella-associated protein 69 isoform X5 is translated as MSVSSRILKSLQSQLTAVLSAFSSFRFKLLRDLADIFKIMNLCAERVSDHPEYARILCDLLQICGLPFLKEKSSDEMKYASVVTDCVSQMGFLMRIPLPEVRRQICLSVSAFYSRDKHQHSSDGVCSTRADYRALMLERSGVSETLVMSLALTEEQLPVKLCLLQTLQILSRTSEVNCKLMLRAQAAQKICFHMSEGDPSGELLFRSSEILWNLLENGSRQEVTSQLSSSDCIASLKDAFLHLLLKGFRHHERQLRNDLLVLLSLIAENPGAPLIESGFLKHLTPFLTFPELKSHNPLVRNLKLSFNQEDFEMKKLLLNIMVVLSRDLSALQLFREGRVMLALMLLVKPSSSAERSGRHRRRWTSSQQEELQLQALSTLSSLAPLMLEEYMTCQANTCLLLLIDCCLQHDSSSGRGHGLHGSSGRGGRRAQLRYCVRVLRSVTCVEHEPLRQDLCDQGAIGQLLALCPGVLRWFLGRPQDEDAVALEIQTDCLLLLSVLCEGDVHRKELFGRDGVELLIQYLSLDAALVFSGLGHNKLLLSSIDCLWSCVVGCLGAEDVFVERRGVDLMLQLLQRSPRHMLSPLVSTLLELCENPQAVTHLLHWSGERDTSASQLLLHIWRREEETTAVSRDPHGMITDVKRPIVSRHQESSSSSSSSPDVSAAVREVSENLRANIYCIFCKLGFEGLSGLSAEDHITLSIIHRYLDFKVGEVVHEVLSELLDEGVSPVVSDEAALKSVLQVTEATAESVRLLQQSILGRQQQEELQEEQLLYKEILFTQKQREIAAEAWRSYVARTSNYSILKEFKRLQEEQSTSEAYAPSDTETPEPPNTLSDQ
- the cfap69 gene encoding cilia- and flagella-associated protein 69 isoform X6 → MLSSAPPASGFLHKPVLSERRLRSEAVRVTDLSRVLQLLQDPLSASLKERQIFILKKVVKQCQRGYLLRDLADIFKIMNLCAERVSDHPEYARILCDLLQICGLPFLKEKSSDEMKYASVVTDCVSQMGFLMRIPLPEVRRQICLSVSAFYSRDKHQHSSDGVCSTRADYRALMLERSGVSETLVMSLALTEEQLPVKLCLLQTLQILSRTSEVNCKLMLRAQAAQKICFHMSEGDPSGELLFRSSEILWNLLENGSRQEVTSQLSSSDCIASLKDAFLHLLLKGFRHHERQLRNDLLVLLSLIAENPGAPLIESGFLKHLTPFLTFPELKSHNPLVRNLKLSFNQEDFEMKKLLLNIMVVLSRDLSALQLFREGRVMLALMLLVKPSSSAERSGRHRRRWTSSQQEELQLQALSTLSSLAPLMLEEYMTCQANTCLLLLIDCCLQHDSSSGRGHGLHGSSGRGGRRAQLRYCVRVLRSVTCVEHEPLRQDLCDQGAIGQLLGVLRWFLGRPQDEDAVALEIQTDCLLLLSVLCEGDVHRKELFGRDGVELLIQYLSLDAALVFSGLGHNKLLLSSIDCLWSCVVGCLGAEDVFVERRGVDLMLQLLQRSPRHMLSPLVSTLLELCENPQAVTHLLHWSGERDTSASQLLLHIWRREEETTAVSRDPHGMITDVKRPIVSRHQESSSSSSSSPDVSAAVREVSENLRANIYCIFCKLGFEGLSGLSAEDHITLSIIHRYLDFKVGEVVHEVLSELLDEGVSPVVSDEAALKSVLQVTEATAESVRLLQQSILGRQQQEELQEEQLLYKEILFTQKQREIAAEAWRSYVARTSNYSILKEFKRLQEEQSTSEAYAPSDTETPEPPNTLSDQ